CATATCCATACTATAGATATCCGATACTAGCTAGAAAGATAAATGAGAGGGCTATAGATAGAAATGTTAGTGTTATTGGAACAGGTATAAACCCTGGGTTTCTCCTCGATACACTTGCAATAGTCTTAGCAGCACCATTCAATATTGTGAATAGTATAAGGGCTATAAGATCTATAGATGCTGCAAAGAGGAGAGAATCGTTTAGGAAGAAGATAGGTATTGGTGAAGATATTGAGAGAGTTAGAGAAATGCTTAGAAGAGGTGAGATTACGGGTCATGTTGGCTATGCAGAATCTGTTATGCTTATAGCTGATAAAGCTGGAATAAATCTCACTAAGGTTATAGAGGGTCAAGAGCCTATAAAGGCTGAAGCTGATGTTGAGTCTAGTGGGATTAGGGTTGGAAGAGGCTTGTGTAAGGGTATTAAGGGCTTTGGAGCTGGATATATAGGTGATAGAGAGATTATAAGGGTTGAGTTTTATGCATATGTAGGTGCTGAGGAATTTGAGGAGATATCTATTAGTGGTAGAGACTATAGCATTAGGTGGAGGAGCAGTGGAACACCTGGGGATATGGGTACAGCAGCAATAGTTCTAAGTATAGCTGAAAACATTGTTAACTATGGCCCAGGGCTTCTAACAATGGCAGATATAATACCGTTTAGACCCTATATAAAGGTTAGCTGAAGTGGATATACATAGAGATGCGGATTACTACATATATATAGCTACAGCAATACTATTCATAGCATTGATAATAGCATCTATAACCAATGATGTAATTCTATGGAGAATATTTTCAGCATTTGGAGAAGAGCTAGCATATATAGCTCTATCAATACTCATCTACATATTTATAGATCCATATACAGGCTTAACACTAATCTCTCTAACCATTCTCTCAGGCTCCATAAACATATTACTGAAATACACATTGAATCTTCCAAGACCTCCTAGAGAGCTTTGGAAGATTAGTGAAAGTGGCCCCGGTTTTCCAAGTGGTCATAGCCAAATATCATCTACATTCTGGACATTTATATGCATAGAAATGAAGAGTCTGTCCATGGTCGTACTATCCATATCTATTCTAATATCCATAGCCCTTTCAAGAATTTTCCTAGGGGTGCACTACTGGTATGATGTTGTTGGTGGATTAGCTATAGGTATAGCAATAACTTCAACATCTATACTCATACTAAGAAGATTTGATGAGAGGAAAACTCTAGCTATACTAAATATATCGACATTCATAGTATCGCTATACAATGTATATATGGGTCATGAGATACATCTATCACTAGCATTAGTAGGACTATCAATAGGTTTTACACTAGGCTATAAATGGATAACCAAATCTGTTAGCATTATCAGAAATACTAATATCTATGGAAAGATTATTATGTTTATAGCTATTGTAGCTATAGCTATTATACTAAGAGAGATCTCCAGCATCTCACCAGCTATTACACCTATATCATATATATTGATAGCATTGTCAATCCTATCGATACCTATACTATATGAGAAGTTCGCTTCTAGGGAAAAAGGTTTTGGTTCTGTGGAAGCGGAAGATTTATAAACCTCTGTAGAGTTTAGGATATCTCTAGGAGGTGTAGATATATGGTGAAGGTAAGCAGATCTCTAGCTGTAAAGGATGAAACTGTATTTCTAAGCAAAGGACTTAAAGCACTTAGATATTCATCGGCTGCAAAACTACTAAGAGTGTTTAAGAGCCCAACACTAGGAACAGAGCTCTCGGACTGCATGGACAAAGGACCTGTATATATAGTTAAATTCAAGAACTATACAGTTATTGTCCAGCCTGACCATGTACATGTTGTAGAAGCTAAAAGTGAACAGGAAGCTACTTCAGTTGTAGAAGAACTTGCAAAGGCAATTAGCTAAATTTATAACTTATAACCATAGCTCTACCAGATAAATATATTTTTTATCCTCATCTTCTCACCTTATCGATAAGAACTATAGATAGTACTCCTATTGCCGATAGATAGAATGCTAGCTCTGGCCAAAGCGTAGAAGCTATATAGCTACCTATAGTCATAGATATAGCTGGAACAATATTCTGTATAAGGAAGAGTAGAGAGGTTTGTTGAATCCTTACACCTCTATCAACATCTTTTACAAGATAGCTAAAGAGTGTTAGCCATAGACCTATACCCCCTGCTCCAGCTATAAAAGATCTTACTATCTGTAGATCTAGTCTAGACATAAATGGAAAGACAATGTTTGCCGCTATAGATATCAATATAGCTATTTTTGCTGTATTTATAGATCCAATTCTATATATAGCAATAGTCCATGTCCAAGGCGTTAGAAAACTAGCAATAGTTGATGCAGTATTCATTAAAGCTAGCCAAAGCTCATCTGCACCCCATCTCTCTAGCATATAGGGGACATATATAGAGGATGCAAAGTTTATAGATAGATATATTATCGTTACCACAACACAGAATGTTGCTAAATCTCTAGCAAGTTCTATAGCAGATCTCCTATCTATATCATCATTATACCTATTGATTATCTCTCCTAATCTAAACATTAATGGTAAATCAGATAGAAATAACAGTGAAGCTAATGTGAATAGAAGTCCGTATTGCCTTACACTATTAGATGTATATAGAAGTATACCTGCAATACTATTGCCTATAAACATTCCTATAGTTCCCATAATAGAGTCTAGAGCAATATACCTTGATCTAAGGTTCAATGGAATATTATCAGCTATATAATCAGCCCACGATAAGCCAGCTATAGATGAAATAAGATTTGCTGTGGAAAACCCTATGGATACTACATAAACTAAAATTTTACCGCTGAAGACCTCAAAAAATATTATCAACGAGGTTAAGAGGAATATAATTCTAGAGATGGATATAGATATCTTAAAGAGATACAGCCTCTTACACCTAATGGATCTGGGGATAAATAGAGCTACTAGATATGTTAGAGATGCCGAATACATAGGTAAACTAGCAACAATATTAACATCAAAATAATCTGGAGATACCCTTGAGGCAAGAGCAGTTCTATAAAGCCATATAGAACCGAACCATATACCCCATAGAATAGCATCTATAAGTAAAATTATGATTATCTTTCTAGGGCTATCAATAGCCATAGCCTCGATACACCTTGGTAAAGCTTTTTATCTAGATTAACACGATATAAATCGTATTGTATCGATTTTCCCTATACCTAGGTATTGGTGGTATTAGATATGTGTGAAAATGATCTTAAAAACGTTGTTCAGATAGGTATAGTTGTAGACAATATTGAGAAAGCTGTTGAGTCTTGGTCAAAACTTCTTGGTGTAGAGCCTCCAGAGATTATCGAGACTGGTCCTTTGGAAGAGACGAAGATGGAGTTTAGAGGAAGGCAATCTAGTGGTAGAGCCAAGCTAGCCTTTATAAAACTTGAGAATATTGTTATAGAGCTTATAGAGCCTATAGATGGGCCTAGTACATGGAGAGAATTTCTAGAGAATCGCGGTCCTGGTATACATCATATAGCGTTTGATGTAGGTAAACCTGAGGAATGTCTAGAGAAGTTAGAGGGTCTTGGTGCTAGAGTTGAGCAGAGGGGTATGTTTAGAGGAGGATACTATGTATATGTCGATGCTAGAAAAAGTCTTGGGGCTATTATAGAGATACTTCATCACTATAGAGATAGATGAGGAGATATATATGTATGATCTGAGGAAGATTCTTGAGGATCTCGTCAATGAGAGGATAGATATAGATGAAGCTGTAAAGAGGATTAGGCTATTTGGTATTGAAAATATTGAGAATATGATTAGATTTGATATTAGTAGACATCTTAGGAGGGATGTACCGGAGATAGTATTTGGGGAGGGAAAGGATGTAGAGAGTCTAGCTAGAATTATAAAGGAGGTTACACAGCAGATAGGTAGAGTCATAGTATCTAGACTTAGCCCTAGACAGATAGAGTTTCTGAGAAGGTTAGAGCTAGACAATATCTCTATAGAAATCAATGATAGGGGGAGGATAGCTGTTGCTAGATTAAAGAACTATACAAAACCCTTCTACAACTGTAGGATAGGGATTGTAGCTGCTGGAACAGCTGATATTGGTGTAGCTGAGGAGGCTAGAGTAGTTGTTGAGGAGATGGGGTGTAGAGCCATAGCTATATATGATGTTGGTATAGCTGGTCTACATAGGGTTATAGAGGCTGTAAAGAGGGTTAAGGAGGAGGATGTAGATGTTGTTATAGCTATTGCTGGTATGGAGGGTGCACTACCATCGGTTCTCGCATCACTTCTAGATATACCGGTGATAGGAGTTCCAACATCTATTGGATATGGTGTTGGTGGTAAGGGAAAGTCTGCTTTATACTCAATGCTACAAGCATGCCCCTTAGGATTAGCAGTAGTTAATATTGATAATGGTGTTAATGCAGCTATTATTGCAAGTCTTATTGGTAGGAGAATCGCTTTGTATAGATCTAAATGCTAATCATATATAGACAATATTTAGATGTACTAGGAATAGCCTTGGTAAAGATGTCAAACTAGATATATTTATTATAGCTATACAAACATTTTTCTATAGCTTAAATAATGACGATAGATAGCTATATCCTAGGCGGTGTATAGCCATTGACTATACTAGTATTTGATCCATCTATAGCTGGAGTCTCAGGAGATATGATACTAGGATCTCTAGTTGATTTAGGAGCAAACCAAAGAGAGATAGAGTTGCTGAGAGAGTTCATACCGAGATATGTAGATGGTGTTAGTGATATAGATATATCATTTATTGATGTTCATAGAGGTGGGTTTAGAGCTAAGAAACTTGTGGCAAAGTTTATAGATAGAGCTTCTCATAGACATGGGATAGAGATGATAAGAGCAGTAGAGAGAATTGTTATGGATCTAGAGCTTAGTGATAAGATGAAGAGCTTTGCTATAAATGCTATAAAATCTCTTGTAGAAGTTGAGGCATATGTACATGGTGTATCCATAGATAGTGTTGAGCTAGATGAATCTGGATCTATAGATACTATAATAGATATTGTTGGAACAGCTATAGCTCTTCAAAGCCTTGGGATAGCAGATTCAACAGTATTGTCACTACCTATAGCTTTGGGTGGAGGAAAAATAAGTTTTTCCCACGGGATATTCTCAGTACCCACACCTGCAACTCTAGAGCTTGCTAAAAGGGGTAGAGCTCTAGTCTTTGGAGGACCTATAGATGAAGAGCTTGCAACACCTACTGGTGTAGCTATACTCATAAATCTTGTAGATAGATTTGAGGCTAGACTTCCACCAGTAAAACCTATTAGAATTGGATATGGTGCTGGAGATAAGGAGTTTAAATCTATTCCAAACATATTGAGGGCTATACTATGTGAGAATACCAATGAAGTAGATGGCTATAGTCTGGAGGAGATAGGGGTTATAGAGACAGATATAGATGATGCTACAGGTGAGATGGCTGGCTATATAGTTGAGAGATTACTCAATAGTGGTGCAAGAGATGTATCTATAATCCCCCTATATATGAAGAAGAATAGACCTGGCTTCATGATTAGAGCAATAACAGATATTGACAATATGACTAAACTAGCTGATATCCTCATCAGGGAGATTGGGACTCTTGGAGTAAGATATAACATATATAAAAGAGTTGTTGTTCCAATAAGAGAGTTAAGACCTATAGAGATAGAGATAAACGGGAGAAAGGCTACCATAACACTAAAAATTGGTAGAAATCTTAGGGGAGAAATAATATCGGTAAAACCTGAATACGAAGATTTAAAGACTATATCTAAAGAGTTTGGAATTCCAATAAAAGATGTATTGAGAATCATATATGAAAATATAGGTAGATATATCAACTATAGACACTAAATACAACATAACTATATGATTATCTTGGAATCCCGAGATCCATAGTGTTTTAAAGTCTTAGGCAAACTCGATAAGAGCTGCCGTGGTTAGACTTAGAAGAAATACAGTGGATCAAACCTGGGAAACACTATTATATTAACGATGTTATTTTTCATAACCAGTAGAAATATTATTTATTCAACCAAATACTCAAAATAGTTTAAGAGGTAGGGAGCATGTCTATAGCTATTGTAAGAGCTGAAGATAGTTATAATGGTACAAAAAGGGTATTAGAGCTTATCAAGAATGAGATCTATGAGAAGGTTGGTGGTAGAGAGAGGTTCTTGATAAAACCTAACTTTGTATCTACATATACATATCTAAGTGCAACACCTAGAGAAACTGTTGAAGCTCTCCTAGAATTCATACATAGCACTTTTAATGTTTCTGAGATTATAATAGCAGAGTCTCCAGCTATGGGAAGTGCTTGGGAGGGCTTTAAGAATTATGGCTATTATGAGCTGAAGAAGAGGTTTGGAGATATAGAGTTTGCTGATCTAGATGACTATGACTATAAAGAGATTGAGCTTGTCGATGAATATGGAAAGACCTTTAGAGTACCTATATCAAGTATAATTCTTGATAATAGATATGTAAGGATATCTCCCTGTAGAGCTAAAACACATGATACTGTTATTGTAACTCTAAGTATTAAGAATATAGTTGTTGGATCTATAAGAAGAGGATACAAGTCTAGGATACATAGAGGCTATTATACAATCAACTATGCAATAGCAAAAATAGCTACATACATAATGCCAGATTTAGGTATTGTTGATGGTGTAGAGGCTATGGAGGGTAATGGACCTGTAGCTGGTGATCCAAAGAGATGGGGAGTTGTTTTTGCATCTATAAATCCTGTTAATCTCGATATAGCTGTATCCTATGGAATGGGTTTTGACCCCCATGATATAGGGTATCTATATCTACTTGCTAACTGGGGATATGGAGAACTAGATTTATCTAAGATGAGAATTGTTGGTGAATCTCTAGAGTCTATTAGGACAAAGTTTAAGCCTCATTCAACATATAGAGATCAGCTCTCTTGGAAGAGATTTCTAGCCATGAGATAGATCTATATTCATAAATATTTTTAGGTCTCAAGAACATAGATATTAAATGGTATTGAATATGACCTTCCCAGGAAAGAGAGTTGCTGTAGGATCAGATGATCTATATCCAGTTGTAAATGCAGTGGTTAGATATCTTAAGGAGAAAGGCTTTGAGATAATACCTGTAGGAGCTATAAAGACTGGAAAGCCAGAGCCCTGGCCCATTGTGGGTTATGAGGTTGGAGAACTTGTTGCTAGTGGTAAGGCTGATTGGGGTATAGTAATCTGCTATACAGGTACAGGAGTTTCTATAGCTGCAAATAAGGTTAGGGGTGTGAGAGCTGCTCTATGTAATGATGCTGAGACAGCTCGTGGTGCAAGGCTATGGAATAATGCAAATGTATTAGCATTGAGTGGAAGACTTGTAACAGAGTATGTAGCAAAGGAGATTTTAGAGGCGTGGATCTCAACAACAAAGATAGATGAGTCTGAGGCTAGGAATATAGAGATGCTTGAGAAGCTTGATAGAGAGGGTAAGATATAGAGTAATGATAAAAATATATACTTAGCAATACACAGATATTTCCTAAGGTGTTAAAATGTATAAGTATCTCTATGTAGAACCCACAGTACTTAAGAAGCTCAGCAGTAATGTAACAAAGATGTGGCTACCATTTCTACTCCTAAGATTTAGTGAATATAAACCAAATAAACAATACATTGCTGATTGTCTATTGAGAGGAGCTATAGATAATAGATATATATCGATATTCACACTAAGAGAACTTCCAAAGAATACAAAGATAGTTGATACACCATCTATAGAAGCTGACATACCTGTAAAGACATGTATGAATACCGATATAGCAACAGATCTTATGCAGATAGGTATTGATTATATCAATAACAATTTTGATAAACTCGATGAATTTATTACAATGGTTGAAGAGTATAGAGATGTTGAGATATCGACAAGAGTATTCCTAAGAACTAGAAGATACGTTATACCAGCAGAGAGGATTAAGGCGATAGATAGAAAAATAGCTATAGAGGTAGTGGGTGGATTAATAAAAAAGTTCCGTATGTATAGACAAGGTGAAAAAACTGTTCTACCACCGGTAATAGATATACAACCTATCTATGCATTTATTTATATAAGTGGTATGAATGCAGGGCTAGTCATAGGAAAGAAGATTATACCTATAAATATATATGCAAAACTATTATCAAAACAAAAAGTTAGAGAATCTATACTTGGATCCTGACAATATCTATATCTACAATATCTTTATTCCATTAGATCCTCTCTCGTAGCATACCATTCCATTTATATATACTGCACAGTATACATATCTCCTAGATTCAGATCCTATACCATCTACAACCTCGGCATCTCTCTGAGCTACCTCACCATCATCTCTTGCCTTCATTCCGTCTACCACATTGGTAAATATTTTCGCTATTCTAGTTATACTTCCAAATATATGAGTTATATTGAGTCTACTCAAATTTCTCACCTCTACTCTGCGTATATATGTTAGCACTCTTATATATAGTGCGGTGTATCCATATATAACAGATTATACTGGGTAGAACAATTACACCTGTTTGAAAACATATAAAAATATTTGGGTTATTAGGAGATGTAGTTCAATATGTATTAAGATATGATAAATCTATTTTCTCTGGTTCGTAGTCCCTAAGTCTATTCTCAAGATACTCCTGATATCCTGCTAAATCAAGTAGTCCATGTCCACTTAGATTGAATATTATTACCTTCTTCTCCCTCTCTTCTCTAGCTCTTATAGCTTCATCAATAACAGCTTTAACTGCATGTGCAGACTCAGGAGCAGGAACAATACCCTCCATCTGTGCAAATAGTTGTGCAGCTCTAAATACCTCTGTCTGATGATATGCTACAGGTTTAACGATATTGTTTTTCACTAGAAGTGCAAGTGTTGGTGCAACACCGTGGTATCTAAGTCCTCCTGCATGTATTGGTGGAGGGGTGTATCTATGTCCAACTGTATACATCTTTAGCATTGGTGTTAATCTTGCTGTATCTCCATAGTCATATGTATATATACCCCTGGTCATTGATGGAACTGCCTTTGGCTCTACAGCTATGATTTTAACAGATTTCTTCTTCCCCCTAACAATCTCCTCATAGTAGAATGGATATGCTAGTCCTGCAAAATTACTTCCACCACCAACACATCCTATAACTATATCTGGTAGCTCTTCACCAATAAGCTCAAATTGCTTAATAGCCTCTAGACCTATTATCGTTTGGTGTAAAAGTACATGGTTTAATACCGACCCAAGACTATACTTTGTACCAGGATTTGTAACTGCATCCTCTATAGCTTCACTAATAGCTATACCAAGAGAACCAGGGTGATTAGGATCTCTCTCAAGAATCTCTCTACCGCTCTTGGTATATGGACTTGGGCTGGGTATAACCTCTGCACCATATATCTGCATAAGTATTCTCCTATATGGCTTCTGATCATAGCTAGCTCTAACCATATAAACCCTAACCTTTAGACCAAAGAGAGCTCCCGCCAAGGCTAGCGCAGATCCCCATTGCCCAGCTCCAGTCTCTGTAGTAAGCCTTTTAGTACCTTCAAGCATATTGAAATATGCTTGTGCTATAGCTGTATTTATCTTGTGTGAACCTGTTGGCAATACACCCTCATACTTATAATATATCCTTGCAGGAGTATCCAAAAACTCCTCAAGCCTCCTAGCCCTAAACAAAGGAGTAGGTCTACCAAGTTCTAGGTATAGGGATAGCAATTCATCTGGAATCTTAATGAATCTCTCAGTACTAAACTCCTGCTCAATAAGTTTCTTAGGGAATATAGCTATGAGTTCCTCGGGCTTTACATCCTCCCCATTTGGTTTTTTCATTGGTGGTAATGGTTCTGGTAGATCAGGAACTATGTTATACCAGTGATCAGGTAGTATATCTTCTGTTTGTGGAGATCTAAGATGCTTTATCTCCATTGGCGCAAGGATTTCACCAAGAAAAAGTTGTTGGGAGGGGTTAAAAAGATTTGTGTAGATTAATCTATGCAAACTCTCTATCTAGATATCTAATAGAGTAGACTATCCTTATATCTCTACTCAATCTATCAAGTAATAACCAATCCTCTTGTGATAATCTCCACCCAACAGCACCAACATTATCCACAACTTGCTCAGGGTTCTTAGCACCTGGAATTGGCACAACAACTGGGCTTGCCATAATAAGCCAGTTGAGAGCTATTTGTGTAGGAGTCTTTCCATACTTCTTTGAAAGTTCATTTAAAACTTCAACAACTTTATAAACTTTCTCAAAATTCTTTGGATGAAACACTGGCTCTCCTGATCTTACATCTTGAAACTGTGGAAGATTTTGAGGAGTATACTTTCCTGTTACAGCACCTTTTGCTATTGGACTCCACGCCATTACAGTTATTCTATTTTTCTCTGCATATGGTATAAGCTCCTTCTCAGCATATCTCTCAACAATATTATATCTAATCTGAAATACCTCTACATCCACAGTTGACAAGCACTTTCTAAATGATTCAACAAGTTCTACTGGAAAATTACTCAGACCAATATATCTTACCAAACCAATTCTAACCATCTTCTCCATAGCTCTAGCATATTCACATGTAGGATAGTTATGCCATACAGGTGGCCAGTGAGCTAATAACACATCTATATATCCTAGCCCAAGAATCCTTACCGATTTTTCAACAGCTAGGGGAATATCGTATTCATTTAAAAAGTCTCCAGGTATTTTTGTTACAACAACCACATCATCTCTCTTAACATTAGCTTCCCTGAGAGCTCTCCCAAGATAATTCTCGCTTACCCCAAGTCCATATACCATAGCTGTATCAAAGAAATTTACATTGAGCTCAATAGCCTTTTTAACAACTTCTTTAGCAATACTATAATCTGGTTTTGTCCAAGCTTCACTAAACTGCCAAGCTCCAAGCCCTATTCTTGAAATCTTTATATCTGTTTTCCCAAGTGTTACATATTCCATATCTATCTACCAAATACTCTAGGTGCAACTCATTACAAAAATGTTTTCTATATGACAGCTACAATATATACTAGTGTATATTCATAGAGCTTAGAGCTATATCTAGATACCTATCATTGAATCCTACTAGAATAAATTTTATTCTCTCAATCCTATCTATTGGAATATCAAGAGGATCTCTATAATCACATACATATGCCTTTGCCCCTAACGCCATAGCTATTCTTAGTGCTGCTGAAATATCAACATTCCTCAACTTAGCTCTAGCATCTATAAATACCTCAGCATTCCCCATACCAACATATACTATATCTAGTGCTGCACTTCCAAGAGATCTAATAGTAAGTTTCTCATTTCTATTCCTAATATAGTTCTCAAGAGGTTTATATGTAGAGTAGGACTCAAAGTATCCTAATACTATTGGCTTAGGAATAACACCTCTATATATCTTCCTCTCACCAATTCTTACATCTCCATAGTCATATACATACATTCTATCTCTAAAAATCTCTGAAACAATAGCGAATTCTATATCCTTTAAAGTATTGCTTCTCCCTCCCCTAGCTATAGCTATAGATATAGATGCCCATGGTATCTCAGCATCATAGTTAGTACTACCATCAACAGGATCTATAATAGCTATCCATCTAGAGCCATACTGTCTCAGCCCCCTCTCCTCACCAATAATCATAACCTCGCCTAGTACCTCCCTCAGACAATTAGATAGAATATCCTCTGCAATAAGATCGAACTCCTTTGAAATATCGCCAGAAACATTATTCCCAACAATACCTCTCGGTGTTTCACCTAGTAGATATCTTCTAACATTATCAACACACTTAACTATACCCATCTTAATCTCATTTATATCCATATAAACCACTGATATAGCTCGATCTAGCTGTACCAGCTACAGTTGTCATCAATAAAAAGATTTATTAAGATCGATGAATTTAGCTCTTTGAAGATACTTAGCATTTTACCATATCCTCGCAACCCCTAGAGCTACTCCTATGATAGCTGATATCGCTATCATTACTATTGGATCGTGTTTAAATATAGTTACAGCTATAAACACCGTTACAGCTATAGCTATAGTAGCTATTGTCTGTATATTGTTCAACCCCTTGAATACCCCTGTTATAACTGTTATTAAAGCTGATGTAACTAGACCTATAACAGCTCCTCTAATACCATTTAACAGTGCTCTTACAATGGGATGGGTATAGAATCTCTGTAGAGCTGTTGCAATAAGTATTATTACTGTAAATGGAGGTATGACTACACCTAGTGTAGCTAATATAGCACCAGCTATACCCCCAACTCTATAGCCAACATATGTAGCTGCATTTATAGCTATAGGACCTGGGGTAGATTCGGCAATAGCTATAAGATCTAGAAATTCTTCCTCACTAAGCCATCCATATCTATCAACAACTTCATGCCTAATAACAGGTATCATAGCATAGCCACCACCAAAGACAAATGCCCCTATCTTCAAAAACGTTATAAACAATGTTATTAGCGTATATACATAGCCATACATATAAGATCACAAAGCTATGTAGATAGCATTAGAATATATATACATTTATATATCCTTGGAGAAAATATTGATCTTAGTGATGAGTCCTAGACCAAATGATTGATGAAGAATCTCCAAAATCTGATCAAAATCTGCGTAAACTTTTTAAACCTCTCCATAGTGTTTATAGTTCTGAGGGATAAATATGAGCCAATGGTAAATATATGTCCTAAATATATAGATGAGATTCTCCCTAGCTATTGGTATAACATAATACCTGATCTACCAAAGCCATTACCTCCACCAAGAGACCCTGAAGATACATCCTCTAGAATAGATCTATTGAGAAAAATACTTCCTAGGGAAGTACTGAGGCAACAGTTTACAGTTGAACGCTTTGTCAAGATCCCAGATGAGATAAGAGACATGTATGAGGTTATTGGTAGACCTACTCCTTTGTTTAGGGCTAGGAGGCTTGAGGAGTTTTTGGATACTCCTGCAAGGATATATTATAAGTATGAGGGTGTATTGCCAACAGGTTCACACAAGATAAATACAGCTATAGCACAAGCATATTATGCTCTAAATGATGGTGTTAATGGTGTTACGACTGAGACTGGAGCTGGACAGTGGGGATCTGCTGTAGCTCTAGCTGCATCGCTTTATGGGTTAAAGTCATATGTGTTTATGGTTAGAGTAAGCTATGAGCATAAGCCTGGGAGGAAACATCTAATGGAATTCTATGGAGCAGAGGTTATCCCTAGTCCATCGAAGCTTACAAAGATTGGTAGAGAGATTCTTGAGAGAGATCCAGAGAATCCTGGTTCTCTTGGTATAGCTATTAGTGAAGCTATTGAGTATGCTATTGATCATGGATATAAGTATCTAATGGGTAGTGTACTAGATGTTGTACTCCTCCACCAGAGTATCATTGGTTTAGAGGCTATTAAGCAATTTGAGCTTATTGGTGAAGAGCTACCAGATATAGTTATAGGATGTGTTGGTGGTGGAAGTAATTTCGCTGGACTAGCATATCCATTCATAGGACTTAAAAACAACTCTAGTAGAAGATATATAGCTGCAGCTTCTTCAGCTGTTCCAAAGTTTTCAAAGGGTGTATATAGATATGACTTCCCTGATACAGCTGGTCTACTACCACTAGTAAAGATGATAACACTTGGGAAAGACTTTATACCACCACCTATATACTCAGGAGGACTTAGATATCATGGGCTTGCACCATCACTAAGTCTATTGGTTAATGAGGGAGTTATAGAGTGGAGAGAGTA
Above is a genomic segment from Ignisphaera aggregans DSM 17230 containing:
- a CDS encoding inositol monophosphatase (COGs: COG0483 fructose-1 6-bisphosphatase of inositol monophosphatase family~InterPro IPR000760~KEGG: sto:ST0547 extragenic suppressor protein SuhB~PFAM: inositol monophosphatase~SPTR: Q974W3 264aa long hypothetical extragenic suppressor protein suhB~PFAM: Inositol monophosphatase family) — its product is MVYMDINEIKMGIVKCVDNVRRYLLGETPRGIVGNNVSGDISKEFDLIAEDILSNCLREVLGEVMIIGEERGLRQYGSRWIAIIDPVDGSTNYDAEIPWASISIAIARGGRSNTLKDIEFAIVSEIFRDRMYVYDYGDVRIGERKIYRGVIPKPIVLGYFESYSTYKPLENYIRNRNEKLTIRSLGSAALDIVYVGMGNAEVFIDARAKLRNVDISAALRIAMALGAKAYVCDYRDPLDIPIDRIERIKFILVGFNDRYLDIALSSMNIH
- a CDS encoding Chromate transporter (COGs: COG2059 Chromate transport protein ChrA~InterPro IPR003370~KEGG: nth:Nther_0231 chromate transporter~PFAM: Chromate transporter~SPTR: B2A4Q8 Chromate transporter~PFAM: Chromate transporter); translation: MYGYVYTLITLFITFLKIGAFVFGGGYAMIPVIRHEVVDRYGWLSEEEFLDLIAIAESTPGPIAINAATYVGYRVGGIAGAILATLGVVIPPFTVIILIATALQRFYTHPIVRALLNGIRGAVIGLVTSALITVITGVFKGLNNIQTIATIAIAVTVFIAVTIFKHDPIVMIAISAIIGVALGVARIW
- a CDS encoding pyridoxal-phosphate dependent TrpB-like enzyme (COGs: COG1350 alternative tryptophan synthase beta-subunit (paralog of TrpB)~InterPro IPR001926:IPR006653:IPR006316~KEGG: sai:Saci_1421 tryptophan synthase subunit beta~PFAM: Pyridoxal-5'-phosphate-dependent protein beta subunit~SPTR: Q4J8Y0 Tryptophan synthase beta chain 1~TIGRFAM: pyridoxal-phosphate dependent TrpB-like enzyme~PFAM: Pyridoxal-phosphate dependent enzyme~TIGRFAM: pyridoxal-phosphate dependent TrpB-like enzyme), which encodes MFIVLRDKYEPMVNICPKYIDEILPSYWYNIIPDLPKPLPPPRDPEDTSSRIDLLRKILPREVLRQQFTVERFVKIPDEIRDMYEVIGRPTPLFRARRLEEFLDTPARIYYKYEGVLPTGSHKINTAIAQAYYALNDGVNGVTTETGAGQWGSAVALAASLYGLKSYVFMVRVSYEHKPGRKHLMEFYGAEVIPSPSKLTKIGREILERDPENPGSLGIAISEAIEYAIDHGYKYLMGSVLDVVLLHQSIIGLEAIKQFELIGEELPDIVIGCVGGGSNFAGLAYPFIGLKNNSSRRYIAAASSAVPKFSKGVYRYDFPDTAGLLPLVKMITLGKDFIPPPIYSGGLRYHGLAPSLSLLVNEGVIEWREYSEEEILRAAQIFAKTQGIVPAPESAHAVKAVIDEAIRAREEREKKVIIFNLSGHGLLDIENYGSMMKRYSIKW